The Anoplopoma fimbria isolate UVic2021 breed Golden Eagle Sablefish chromosome 20, Afim_UVic_2022, whole genome shotgun sequence genome includes a window with the following:
- the LOC129108987 gene encoding metalloreductase STEAP4-like, whose amino-acid sequence MSADRLSNLSKGEKPESLVLCPLVSAAAPEQELLCIFGTGDFGRSLGQRLLQSGYRVVYGSRRPHSCGPLPQGAQATSHEAAAQSAGLVLVCIHREHYDFLETLAPQLKGKVLVDVSNNLKKNLYPESNAEYLQSLIPGAHVVKAFNTLSAWALQNGPSDANRQVYLCGNDAKAKQAVAEMSTKLGFTVLDKGSLSAARELEDFPLQLFPEWRLPLRVAVGLLAFFFFYLLIRDVIYAYVDKGKDISFRIMVSLANKVFPIVSLIMLSLCYLPGVIAAFLQLYRGTKYRRFPDWLDRWMLCRKQLGLVALGLAFLHVLYTLIIPIRYYVRFRISESTISQIKENRTSVFDTTTAWRADSYYSMGILGFGLYLLLGITSLPSVSNALSWREFSFIQSKLGYLTVFFCTFHTYLYGWDRFLKSYSYKWYTPPGYLLSLVVPSVLIVLKLLLLLPCVDRSLIRIRQGWERNDPEVASEKALLT is encoded by the exons ATGTCGGCTGACAGACTGAGCAACTTGTCAAAGGGGGAGAAGCCAGAGAGCTTGGTGCTGTGTCCTCTGGTCTCAGCAGCTGCCcctgagcaggagctgctgtgtATCTTTGGGACGGGGGACTTTGGGCGCTCTCTGGGCCAACGTCTGCTCCAGTCTGGCTACAGGGTGGTGTACGGCAGCCGCAGACCTCACAGCTGTGGCCCCTTGCCTCAGGGAGCTCAG GCGACGAGCCACGAGGCAGCAGCCCAGTCAGCTGGTCTGGTCTTAGTTTGTATTCACAGAGAACACTATGACTTCCTGGAGACACTTGCACCTCAACTCAAGGGGAAG GTTCTGGTGGACGTCAGCAACAACCTTAAGAAGAATCTATACCCAGAGAGCAATGCTGAGTATCTGCAGAG TCTGATCCCTGGAGCTCATGTGGTGAAGGCTTTTAACACCTTGTCTGCCTGGGCCTTGCAAAATGGACCCTCAGATGCCAATAGACAG GTGTACCTGTGTGGAAACGATGCCAAGGCGAAGCAGGCGGTAGCAGAGATGTCCACCAAACTGGGCTTCACTGTTCTGGATAAAGGGTCTCTGTCAGCAGCCAGAGAGCTGGAGGACTTCCCCCTGCAGCTTTTCCCAGAGTGGAGGCTGCCGCTACGCGTGGCTGTAGGCCTCCtcgctttcttcttcttctacctgCTCATTAGAGATGTCATCTACGCCTATGTGGACAAAGGAAAAGACATCTCCTTCAGAATCATGGTGTCCCTGGCCAACAAG GTGTTTCCCATTGTGTCTCTCATCATGTTGTCTCTGTGTTACCTGCCTGGTGTCATAGCTGCCTTCCTTCAGCTCTACAGAGGAACCAAGTACAG GCGTTTTCCTGACTGGTTGGATCGCTGGATGCTGTGCAGGAAACAGCTGGGACTTGTAGCACTTGGTTTGGCGTTTCTACATGTGCTTTACACTCTCATAATCCCCATAAG ATATTATGTGAGATTCAGAATTTCTGAGAGTACCATCTCACAG ATAAAGGAGAACAGAACTTCAGTGTTTGACACCACAACTGCCTGGCGTGCTGACTCTTACTACTCTATGGGGATTCTGGGATTTGGCCTGTATCTCCTGTTGGGAATAACCTCTCTCCCCTCCGTCAGCAATGCTCTCAGCTGGAGAGAGTTCAGCTTCATACAG TCCAAGCTGGGATACCTCACAGTGTTCTTCTGCACCTTTCACACCTACCTGTACGGTTGGGACAGGTTCCTGAAATCCTATTCCTACAAATGGTACACTCCTCCAGGCTACTTGCTCTCTCTGGTGGTGCCTTCGGTGTTGATTGTGCTcaagctgctgctcctcctgcccTGCGTGGACCGCAGCCTCATACGCATTCGACAGGGCTGGGAGAGGAATGATCCAGAAGTAGCCAGTGAGAAAGCACTGCTAACATAG
- the LOC129108988 gene encoding C-reactive protein-like, translating to MKFVLLLVMLTACAASPQDLSGKMFTFPQQTNIAHVRLTTSGPDFGAATVCHRSFTDLKRDHALFSLATPTSANDFLIFWDEANKEMEAHIRNQKSEYKGWDYKPNMWHSICTTWDSDSGLVQLWFDGQPSIRKYVSSGSNIAGSTTIILGQEQDSHGGGFDLKQSFVGMMSDVHMWNYVLSPCEIQKYVDGLNFTPGNLLTWSALEFQVTGRVLIEDKLKICY from the exons ATGAAGTTTGTATTGCTGTTGGTGATGTTGACAGCATGTGCTGCAAGTCCTCAAG ATCTGTCAGGTAAAATGTTCACCTTCCCACAACAAACCAACATAGCTCATGTGAGGTTGACAACATCAGGACCGGACTTTGGTGCTGCAACCGTCTGTCACAG GTCCTTTACAGACCTTAAGCGAGACCACGCCCTTTTCTCTTTGGCCACACCCACTTCTGCCAATGACTTCCTGATTTTCTGGGATGAAGCAAATAAAGAGATGGAGGCCCATATCCGGAATCAGAAGTCAGAATATAAAGGGTGGGACTACAAGCCAAACATGTGGCACTCTATTTGTACAACATGGGACAGTGACTCTGGACTGGTGCAGCTGTGGTTTGATGGACAACCTTCCATTAGGAAATATGTCAGCTCTGGATCAAACATAGCTGGATCCACTACAATTATCCTAGGACAG GAGCAGGATTCCCATGGTGGGGGGTTTGACTTGAAACAGTCTTTCGTTGGCATGATGTCTGATGTCCACATGTGGAACTACGTCCTTTCCCCCTGTGAGATCCAGAAGTACGTGGATGGACTAAACTTCACCCCGGGGAATCTGCTCACCTGGAGTGCCCTGGAGTTCCAGGTCACAGGCAGAGTGCTGATAGAAGATAAACTAAAGATCTGTTACTAA